From one Pirellulales bacterium genomic stretch:
- a CDS encoding UDP-N-acetylmuramoyl-L-alanyl-D-glutamate--2,6-diaminopimelate ligase, translating to MPQWTPLTRSISLRQLFPKAKFFGADDIIVSSIAGDWQEVAEGDLFAALVGSRADGHHHVDDALRHGATAVLAERFVPTGGLPLCVVPDTRVAFARIAQALVDNPSRRLKVIGVTGTSGKTTTSWLIRGILEAAGHATGMLGTIELSDGQWSSPSPETTPSAAVLAQWLSRMESVGCSHAVMEISSEALSQGRIEGIELHAACITNVRRNHLDIHNTLANYRSAKAKIFSYLATDGFAVLNADDPVAASFASAVTAPLLTAGMRAMAEVTAEVVDRSMSEQTFLLTAGCDTVAVRTRMIGDHHVSNCLIAATTGLVWGFELSEIARGLERVEKVPGRMERIECGQSFGVFVDYARTSDALAAALDTLREVTPGRVICVFGAEGEQDRDQRPLLAAEVERQSDLAVLTQTNPRCEPPTRILRDVLRGFERPNIVEVIPDRTDAIGWALSQAEAGDCVLIAGRGHEEQQFVGNRRLAIDDRQSARQWLYSHGLSTEMLVPAWQRQRAA from the coding sequence ATGCCCCAGTGGACCCCCCTTACGCGCTCAATCAGCCTGCGCCAACTTTTCCCCAAGGCAAAGTTCTTCGGCGCCGACGACATCATCGTCTCCAGCATTGCCGGCGACTGGCAGGAAGTTGCCGAGGGAGACCTGTTCGCCGCTCTGGTCGGCTCACGCGCCGACGGCCATCATCATGTCGACGACGCCCTGCGCCACGGAGCGACCGCCGTTCTCGCCGAACGCTTCGTGCCCACGGGCGGTCTGCCGCTCTGCGTCGTGCCCGACACTCGCGTTGCCTTCGCCCGCATCGCTCAGGCGCTGGTCGATAATCCGAGCCGGCGGCTGAAAGTGATCGGCGTCACAGGCACAAGCGGCAAGACGACCACGAGCTGGTTGATCCGCGGCATTCTCGAAGCGGCCGGCCACGCGACCGGCATGCTCGGGACCATCGAGCTGAGCGACGGCCAGTGGTCGTCTCCCTCGCCGGAAACGACGCCATCGGCCGCCGTGCTCGCGCAGTGGCTTAGCCGCATGGAATCGGTCGGCTGCTCGCATGCCGTAATGGAAATTTCGAGCGAAGCGCTGAGCCAAGGGCGCATCGAAGGAATCGAGCTGCATGCGGCGTGCATCACCAATGTTCGCCGCAATCATCTCGATATCCACAACACCCTGGCCAACTATCGCTCGGCAAAAGCGAAAATCTTCAGCTACCTGGCGACCGATGGCTTCGCCGTGCTCAATGCCGACGATCCGGTCGCCGCAAGTTTTGCCTCCGCCGTGACGGCTCCGCTGCTCACGGCCGGCATGCGGGCGATGGCCGAGGTGACGGCCGAAGTGGTCGATCGATCGATGAGCGAACAAACATTTCTGCTCACCGCCGGCTGCGACACGGTTGCCGTGCGCACGCGCATGATTGGCGACCATCATGTGTCGAACTGCTTGATCGCAGCGACCACGGGCTTGGTGTGGGGATTCGAACTGTCGGAAATCGCTCGCGGATTGGAACGCGTCGAAAAAGTGCCCGGCCGCATGGAGCGGATCGAATGCGGGCAGTCGTTCGGAGTGTTTGTCGATTATGCTCGCACATCCGACGCCCTAGCCGCCGCGCTCGACACGCTTCGCGAAGTAACGCCGGGCCGAGTGATTTGCGTGTTCGGCGCCGAAGGGGAACAGGATCGCGACCAACGCCCGCTGCTGGCGGCCGAAGTCGAACGCCAATCCGATCTGGCCGTGCTAACCCAGACCAATCCGCGTTGCGAGCCCCCAACGCGAATCCTGCGCGACGTGCTTCGCGGCTTCGAGCGGCCCAACATCGTCGAAGTGATTCCCGACCGGACTGATGCAATCGGCTGGGCCCTCTCGCAAGCCGAAGCGGGCGATTGCGTGTTGATCGCCGGCCGCGGCCATGAAGAGCAGCAGTTCGTTGGCAATCGGCGCCTGGCAATCGACGATCGGCAATCGGCTCGGCAATGGCTGTACAGCCACGGCCTTTCGACCGAGATGCTGGTGCCGGCATGGCAGCGGCAAAGAGCGGCGTAA